From Streptomyces asiaticus, one genomic window encodes:
- a CDS encoding Uma2 family endonuclease, with product MSTRPPAYPADDPETALTYAVQRIRGFDRVQVIEGFIEPLSPAWDHEGTIAKLRERIAPKVHALGCMAGSGDLDLPGTPNWFVPDLAVVPRELAKGAGALLPDQTLLVVEVTSDSNGDTDRVVKRRRYAEYGAPLYLLVDRQQRACTLYSLPGNLGYTKMDGLRPLGTPLPLPEPFDPELDTSKF from the coding sequence ATGAGCACACGACCACCCGCATACCCGGCCGACGATCCCGAGACCGCCCTCACGTACGCGGTCCAGCGCATCCGGGGCTTCGACCGCGTTCAGGTCATCGAGGGATTCATCGAACCGCTGTCGCCGGCCTGGGATCACGAGGGCACGATCGCGAAACTCCGGGAGCGCATCGCGCCCAAGGTGCACGCCCTGGGCTGCATGGCGGGATCAGGCGACCTGGACCTCCCCGGCACCCCCAACTGGTTTGTGCCGGACCTCGCCGTCGTCCCCCGGGAGCTGGCCAAGGGCGCCGGAGCCCTGCTCCCCGACCAGACCCTCCTGGTCGTCGAGGTGACCTCCGACTCGAACGGAGACACCGACCGGGTCGTCAAGCGGCGCCGCTACGCCGAGTACGGCGCCCCGCTGTACCTCCTGGTCGACCGGCAGCAGCGCGCCTGCACGCTCTACTCCCTGCCCGGGAACCTCGGTTACACCAAGATGGACGGCCTCCGCCCCCTCGGCACCCCGCTCCCGCTCCCGGAGCCGTTCGACCCGGAGCTGGACACCTCCAAATTCTGA
- a CDS encoding GntR family transcriptional regulator encodes MLFRVDPGSAVPLADQIAASVRGAIADGTVRPGERLPAARALGESLGVNVHTVLRGYQRLREEGLIELRRGRGAVVTGDQPRARAGLLEGVQGLVDQARALGLSDEEVLALVRTRLAGG; translated from the coding sequence ATGCTCTTCCGCGTCGACCCCGGCTCCGCGGTCCCGCTGGCCGACCAGATCGCCGCCTCGGTACGCGGTGCGATCGCCGACGGCACCGTACGCCCCGGCGAACGCCTCCCCGCCGCCCGCGCGCTCGGCGAATCCCTCGGCGTCAACGTCCACACGGTCCTGCGCGGCTACCAGCGGCTCCGCGAGGAGGGCCTGATCGAACTGCGCCGAGGCCGCGGCGCGGTCGTCACCGGCGACCAGCCCAGGGCCCGCGCCGGGCTCCTGGAGGGCGTCCAGGGCCTGGTGGACCAGGCCCGCGCCCTGGGCCTCTCCGACGAGGAGGTCCTGGCCCTGGTCAGAACCCGCCTCGCGGGCGGCTGA
- a CDS encoding VOC family protein, whose protein sequence is MDFVSIRIITSDVARLVEFYERATGARATWATEDFAELKTAGATLAIASTRTVPLFAPGSARPADNHSVITEFLVDDVDRVHQNLTGFVTDFVTEPTTMPWGNRSLLFRDPDGNLVNFFTPVTPTAIEKFAR, encoded by the coding sequence ATGGACTTCGTCTCGATCCGCATCATCACCAGCGACGTAGCGCGCCTCGTCGAGTTCTACGAGCGAGCCACAGGGGCGCGGGCGACGTGGGCCACCGAAGACTTCGCCGAACTCAAGACCGCGGGTGCCACCCTCGCGATCGCCAGCACCCGCACCGTCCCGCTGTTCGCCCCGGGCTCTGCCCGCCCGGCGGACAACCACAGCGTGATCACCGAGTTCCTCGTCGACGACGTGGACCGTGTTCACCAGAACCTGACCGGCTTCGTCACCGACTTCGTCACCGAGCCCACGACGATGCCCTGGGGCAACCGGTCGCTGCTGTTCCGTGACCCCGACGGCAACCTCGTCAACTTCTTCACCCCCGTCACCCCGACGGCCATCGAGAAGTTCGCACGCTGA
- a CDS encoding LysR family transcriptional regulator gives MDPHLLRTFISVARCGSFSDAAHELGFTPAAVSEHIASLEADLRTSLLTRRPVMLTSAGARLLEHAGPLLLRLDAARADVERLSGSGAARLVVGASPLTMTPRIAAALDRVRQAHPATKASLRVLGRREIPAAVASGTLDLGLIDGPATPADALPLPEVGPLTAVTVAEAPLVVALPTGHPLARRLGLRLADLADAQWLDAPDAAMPLEQLRAVSRTDGFRTSLTYEGTDVRGLLSLTAAGHGLALLPHPATKGTPGIVTSPLIAPRLLHRTELLHGPAVDGPARTLAAVVTGDRHRYG, from the coding sequence ATGGACCCGCATCTGCTCCGCACGTTCATCTCCGTGGCCCGCTGCGGATCCTTCTCCGACGCCGCCCATGAGCTGGGCTTCACCCCCGCGGCGGTCTCCGAGCACATCGCGTCCCTGGAAGCGGATCTGCGGACGTCGCTGCTGACCCGGCGGCCGGTCATGCTCACCAGCGCGGGCGCCCGGCTGCTGGAACACGCCGGTCCGCTGCTGCTCCGTCTGGACGCGGCGCGGGCCGACGTCGAGCGGCTGTCGGGGTCGGGCGCCGCCCGCCTGGTGGTGGGTGCCTCGCCGCTGACGATGACCCCGAGAATCGCCGCGGCCCTGGACCGGGTGCGCCAGGCGCATCCGGCCACCAAAGCGTCCCTGCGGGTCCTCGGCCGCCGGGAGATCCCGGCCGCGGTGGCGTCCGGGACCCTGGACCTGGGACTGATCGACGGCCCGGCCACCCCCGCCGACGCGCTGCCGCTGCCCGAGGTGGGCCCGCTCACCGCGGTCACGGTCGCGGAGGCCCCGCTGGTGGTCGCCCTGCCCACCGGCCACCCCCTGGCCCGCCGCCTCGGCCTGCGGCTGGCCGACCTCGCCGACGCCCAGTGGCTGGACGCCCCGGACGCCGCCATGCCGCTGGAGCAGCTGCGCGCGGTCAGCCGGACCGACGGCTTCCGTACCTCGCTGACGTACGAGGGCACCGATGTCCGCGGCCTCCTCTCCCTCACCGCCGCCGGCCACGGCCTGGCCCTCCTCCCCCACCCCGCCACCAAGGGCACCCCCGGCATCGTCACGTCGCCCTTGATCGCCCCCCGCCTCCTCCACCGCACCGAACTCCTCCACGGCCCCGCGGTCGACGGCCCGGCACGGACGCTGGCGGCGGTGGTGACGGGGGATCGTCACCGGTACGGGTGA
- a CDS encoding GH92 family glycosyl hydrolase has protein sequence MPSRPLAALAAAALTAGLLATAATAPASAAPPPTLVKDPAAYVDPLIGSSAGGNTFPGAVAPFGMLSWSPENTRGDATRTAAPGGYHYDATRVRGFSLTHMSGTGCAGGAGDIPFFPHVGEVTSSPAADTKDQVYASDFSHSDETAEPGRYQVSLASGAGAELTATARTGSARFTYPEGKTASLLIRTSSSEVGSSDADLTIDPAHRTVSGSVTSGNFCGYLDPEGRRSYYTLHFTATFDTPFSAQGTWRDGTLRPGTTSAEGGSGGYGGDGRPVAGKGSGGYLQFAPGTRRVGVKVGISYVSDQGARANLAAENPPRRGFDQVRSAAYDAWRRQLSAIRVGGGADADRTTFYTALYHSLLHPNVISDTDGRYRGSDGEVHRVSRGHRAQYGTFSGWDVYRSQLQLLTLLEPDKGSDIAQSLLNLAQQNGGVWDRWLQGASGTHVMNGDPSAAALAGIRAFGGDDFDLDAALDSLVKAATEPTEKDLSPAGKPIMSVGQRPSLDKYLKLHYMPSVSNAWGGAAETLEMSGADFALSQLARAAGRKDTAETFARRAQWWQNNFNAAADPETGGYAANRKADGSWVTGFTPATGNGFVEGTSAQYTWMVPHNPAGLFAAMGGKDAAVKRLDAFFHDADGGWALTGKGGEKSELDNEPSINVPYLYAYAGQPYKTQETVRAAMRRLWTTKSDGIPGNDDLGEMSSWYVFSALGMYPQVPSRAELVLASPLFPRIEIDRGGRDISVRAPQAAPGAPYVQALKVNGRASDRPWLPESFVRHGGTLDYTLSDTPDRAWGSAPSDAPPSFREGEQPYQIGVGPTTGTLAPGDSLTVKVAAVPVSEGDRPEVRFTTDAPDGITASPASGTVGPDGTAEISLRAGKDTAEGFYDAKVTVTSEGTEVVQPITLTVAAPGSLLAAYNNVGATEDAGEHDEGDYDGGGWSYSRQALAAAGLEPGAKGTTQGLDYTWPASPSGRPDNASATGQTIALPPSTGLSFIGSAVNGNQKATAKVTYTDGSSDEADLSFTDWTVGGGGGTVQYGNVTVARTPYRNISGGDKDVVDAYIFATKAFRAPEGKTVKTVTLPDNADLHVFAVARG, from the coding sequence ATGCCCTCAAGACCCCTGGCCGCCTTGGCGGCCGCGGCCCTGACCGCGGGGCTCCTCGCCACCGCGGCCACCGCGCCCGCGTCGGCCGCCCCGCCGCCGACGCTGGTCAAGGACCCGGCGGCGTACGTCGATCCGCTCATCGGCAGCTCGGCCGGCGGCAACACCTTCCCCGGTGCCGTCGCGCCCTTCGGCATGCTGTCGTGGAGTCCGGAGAACACCCGCGGCGACGCCACCCGGACCGCCGCGCCCGGCGGCTACCACTACGACGCCACCCGCGTCCGCGGCTTCAGCCTCACCCATATGTCCGGCACCGGCTGTGCGGGCGGCGCGGGCGACATCCCCTTCTTCCCCCACGTCGGCGAGGTCACCTCGTCACCCGCCGCCGACACCAAGGACCAGGTCTACGCCTCGGACTTCAGCCACTCCGACGAGACCGCGGAACCCGGCCGCTACCAGGTCTCCCTCGCCTCCGGCGCCGGTGCGGAGCTGACCGCCACCGCCCGCACCGGCTCGGCGCGCTTCACCTACCCCGAGGGCAAGACCGCCTCCCTGCTGATCCGCACCTCCTCCTCCGAGGTCGGCAGCTCGGACGCCGACCTCACCATCGACCCGGCGCACCGCACCGTCTCCGGCTCGGTCACCAGCGGCAACTTCTGCGGCTATCTCGACCCCGAGGGGCGCCGCAGCTACTACACGCTGCACTTCACCGCCACGTTCGACACCCCGTTCAGCGCCCAGGGCACCTGGCGGGACGGCACCCTGCGGCCCGGCACCACCAGCGCCGAGGGCGGCTCCGGCGGCTATGGCGGCGACGGCCGCCCGGTGGCCGGAAAGGGCTCCGGCGGCTATCTCCAATTCGCCCCGGGCACCCGCCGGGTGGGCGTCAAGGTGGGCATCAGCTACGTCAGCGACCAGGGCGCCCGGGCCAACCTCGCCGCCGAGAACCCGCCGCGGCGCGGCTTCGACCAGGTGCGGAGCGCCGCGTACGACGCCTGGCGGCGGCAGTTGTCGGCCATCCGGGTCGGCGGCGGCGCGGACGCGGACCGCACCACCTTCTACACCGCGCTCTACCACTCGCTGCTGCACCCCAACGTCATCAGCGACACCGACGGCCGCTACCGGGGCAGCGACGGCGAGGTGCACCGGGTGAGCCGGGGCCACCGGGCCCAGTACGGCACCTTCTCCGGCTGGGACGTCTACCGCTCCCAACTCCAGCTGCTCACCCTGCTGGAGCCGGACAAGGGCTCCGACATCGCCCAGTCCCTGCTGAACCTCGCCCAGCAGAACGGCGGCGTCTGGGACCGCTGGCTCCAGGGCGCCTCGGGGACACATGTGATGAACGGCGACCCGTCGGCCGCCGCCCTCGCCGGGATCCGGGCCTTCGGCGGCGACGACTTCGACCTCGACGCCGCCCTCGACTCGCTCGTCAAGGCGGCCACCGAGCCGACCGAGAAGGACCTCAGCCCGGCGGGCAAGCCCATCATGTCGGTCGGCCAGCGGCCCTCCCTCGACAAGTACCTGAAGCTGCACTACATGCCGTCGGTCTCCAACGCCTGGGGCGGCGCGGCCGAGACCCTCGAGATGTCCGGCGCGGACTTCGCCCTCTCCCAGCTGGCGCGGGCCGCCGGCCGCAAGGACACCGCCGAGACCTTCGCGCGCCGCGCCCAGTGGTGGCAGAACAACTTCAACGCCGCCGCCGACCCGGAGACCGGCGGCTACGCCGCCAACCGTAAGGCCGACGGCAGCTGGGTCACCGGCTTCACCCCGGCCACCGGCAACGGCTTCGTCGAGGGCACCAGCGCCCAGTACACCTGGATGGTCCCGCACAACCCCGCGGGTCTCTTCGCCGCCATGGGCGGTAAGGACGCCGCGGTGAAGCGTCTGGACGCCTTCTTCCACGACGCCGACGGGGGCTGGGCGCTCACCGGCAAGGGCGGCGAGAAGTCCGAGCTGGACAACGAGCCGTCGATCAACGTCCCCTATCTGTACGCCTACGCCGGACAGCCGTACAAGACACAGGAGACCGTGCGCGCCGCGATGCGCCGGCTGTGGACCACGAAGTCCGACGGCATCCCCGGCAACGACGACCTCGGCGAGATGTCGTCGTGGTACGTCTTCTCGGCGCTCGGCATGTATCCGCAGGTGCCCTCCCGCGCCGAACTGGTCCTGGCCTCGCCCCTCTTCCCGCGGATCGAGATCGACCGCGGCGGCCGGGACATCTCCGTCCGCGCCCCGCAGGCCGCGCCCGGCGCGCCGTACGTCCAGGCGCTGAAGGTCAACGGGCGGGCGAGCGACCGCCCCTGGCTGCCGGAGTCCTTCGTACGGCACGGCGGAACGCTGGACTACACCCTGTCCGACACCCCCGACCGCGCCTGGGGCTCGGCCCCGTCCGACGCCCCGCCCTCCTTCCGCGAGGGCGAGCAGCCGTACCAGATCGGGGTCGGGCCCACCACGGGCACGCTCGCCCCGGGCGACAGCCTGACCGTGAAGGTGGCCGCCGTCCCGGTCAGCGAGGGCGACCGCCCCGAGGTCCGCTTCACCACCGACGCCCCCGACGGGATCACCGCCTCACCGGCCTCCGGGACGGTGGGCCCGGACGGCACGGCGGAGATCTCCCTGCGCGCGGGCAAGGACACGGCCGAGGGCTTCTACGACGCGAAGGTGACGGTGACCAGCGAGGGCACCGAGGTCGTCCAGCCGATCACCCTCACCGTCGCCGCCCCCGGTTCGCTGCTCGCCGCGTACAACAACGTCGGCGCGACCGAGGACGCCGGTGAGCACGACGAGGGCGACTACGACGGCGGCGGCTGGAGCTACTCCCGCCAGGCCCTCGCCGCGGCCGGCCTCGAGCCGGGCGCCAAGGGGACCACCCAGGGCCTGGACTACACCTGGCCCGCCTCCCCGTCCGGCCGCCCCGACAACGCCTCCGCCACCGGCCAGACCATCGCCCTGCCCCCGTCCACCGGCCTCTCCTTCATCGGCAGCGCCGTCAACGGCAACCAGAAGGCCACCGCGAAGGTCACCTACACGGATGGCAGCTCGGACGAGGCGGACCTGTCCTTCACCGACTGGACGGTGGGAGGCGGCGGCGGAACGGTCCAGTACGGCAACGTGACCGTCGCCAGGACCCCGTACCGCAACATCAGCGGCGGCGACAAGGATGTGGTGGACGCCTACATCTTCGCCACCAAGGCGTTCCGGGCCCCCGAGGGCAAGACGGTCAAGACCGTCACCCTGCCCGACAACGCGGATCTCCACGTCTTCGCGGTCGCCCGCGGCTGA
- a CDS encoding DUF1648 domain-containing protein, with translation MRPVRRRAVIVVLPFVLAWAVVVATFVGLRDRLPDPLATHFGADGKADGFTGTGAFLSVVTAVLLGSGLLTLVPTLRLTKGLGAQRFAVALGYGMSGLLGYAFAFLLFANANADADVDATRASRVSLPLWQLGIALAVAVVMGALGVLLASRDAASAAGPGKGAAAPRLPLAEGEVATWTRSVGSPVLLAVGAGTALPGAVLVAVGSGTGALLIFVGLVCTALARCRVTVDRRGLAVASWFAPRPRVRISLDRIERATSREAAALSLGGWGYRVRGGGSALVFRSGDALFLTLTTGREFAVTVDDAATAAALLNTLIERDRPAAGECG, from the coding sequence ATGCGTCCTGTCCGACGGCGCGCGGTCATCGTCGTTCTGCCCTTTGTGCTGGCGTGGGCCGTGGTCGTGGCGACTTTCGTCGGGCTGCGCGACCGGCTGCCGGATCCGCTCGCCACGCACTTCGGCGCGGACGGGAAGGCCGATGGATTCACCGGTACGGGTGCGTTCCTCTCGGTGGTCACCGCCGTCCTCCTCGGCTCCGGCCTCCTCACCCTCGTACCCACCCTCCGCCTGACCAAGGGCCTCGGCGCCCAGCGGTTCGCGGTCGCCCTCGGCTACGGGATGTCCGGCCTGCTGGGCTACGCCTTCGCGTTCCTGCTCTTCGCCAACGCCAACGCCGACGCCGACGTCGACGCCACCCGCGCCTCCCGGGTCTCCCTGCCCCTGTGGCAACTGGGCATCGCCCTCGCCGTCGCGGTCGTGATGGGCGCGCTGGGCGTGCTGCTCGCGAGCCGGGACGCGGCGTCCGCGGCCGGGCCCGGGAAGGGGGCCGCCGCGCCCCGGCTCCCGCTGGCCGAGGGTGAGGTGGCCACCTGGACGCGCTCCGTCGGATCGCCCGTGCTGCTCGCCGTGGGGGCGGGGACCGCGCTGCCGGGCGCCGTGCTGGTCGCCGTGGGCTCGGGGACGGGGGCGTTGCTGATCTTCGTCGGGCTGGTCTGCACGGCACTGGCCCGCTGCCGGGTGACCGTCGACCGCCGGGGCCTCGCCGTCGCCTCATGGTTCGCCCCGCGCCCCCGGGTGCGGATATCGCTGGACCGGATCGAACGCGCCACCAGCCGCGAGGCCGCCGCGCTGAGTCTCGGCGGCTGGGGCTACCGGGTCCGCGGCGGCGGCAGCGCGCTGGTGTTCCGCTCCGGCGACGCGCTGTTCCTGACGCTCACCACGGGCCGGGAGTTCGCGGTGACGGTGGACGACGCCGCCACCGCCGCCGCCCTGCTCAACACCCTGATCGAGCGGGACCGCCCGGCGGCGGGGGAGTGCGGCTGA
- a CDS encoding MmyB family transcriptional regulator produces the protein MNAAAESVIVDRLAGNPLAIYDATWQLLHWNPLFAATFGDPTVRGAGDRNVLVRQFLGELPRVRQTAAELTTRFSPRSAITHRYDVERLSQPVPP, from the coding sequence GTGAACGCGGCCGCCGAGTCCGTGATCGTGGACCGGCTCGCCGGCAACCCGTTGGCGATCTACGACGCCACCTGGCAGTTGCTGCACTGGAATCCGCTGTTCGCGGCCACGTTCGGCGATCCCACGGTCCGCGGTGCGGGAGACCGCAACGTTCTGGTCCGGCAGTTCCTGGGTGAGCTGCCCCGGGTCCGGCAGACGGCGGCCGAGCTGACCACCCGCTTCAGCCCCCGCTCGGCCATCACCCACCGCTACGACGTGGAACGTCTCAGTCAGCCCGTCCCACCGTGA
- the acnA gene encoding aconitate hydratase AcnA, which produces MSANSFDARSTLQVGDESYEIFRLDKVEGSARLPYSLKVLLENLLRTEDGANITADHIRALGGWDSQAQPSQEIQFTPARVIMQDFTGVPCVVDLATMREAVKELGGDPAKINPLAPAELVIDHSVIADKFGTNDAFTQNVELEYGRNKERYQFLRWGQTAFDEFKVVPPGTGIVHQVNIEHLARTVMVRNGQAYPDTLVGTDSHTTMVNGLGVLGWGVGGIEAEAAMLGQPVSMLIPRVVGFKLTGELKPGTTATDLVLTITEMLRKHGVVGKFVEFYGEGVAATSLANRATIGNMSPEFGSTAAIFPIDDETIKYLKLTGRSEQQLALVEAYAKEQGLWLDPAAEPDFSEKLELDLSTVVPSIAGPKRPQDRIVLAEAAQQFAQDVRNYVAEAEEDEAGKESFPASDAPAVSNGVPSKPTQVTAPDGSTYEIDHGAVTVAAITSCTNTSNPYVMVAAALVAKKAVEKGLTRKPWVKTTLAPGSKVVTDYFDKAGLTPYLDKVGFNLVGYGCTTCIGNSGPLPDEVSKAVNEADLAVTSVLSGNRNFEGRINPDVKMNYLASPPLVVAYAIAGSMKVNITTDALGTDQEGKPVYLADIWPTEAEVNDVVANAIGEDMFNKSYQDVFAGDAQWQALPIPTGNTFEWDAESTYVRKPPYFEGMTMETSPVEDVTGARVLAKLGDSVTTDHISPAGAIKADTPAGKYLTEHGVERRDFNSYGSRRGNHEVMIRGTFANIRLRNQIAPGTEGGFTRDFTQDGGPVSFIYDASQNYQAAGTPLVILAGKEYGSGSSRDWAAKGTALLGVKAVIAESYERIHRSNLIGMGVLPLQFPEGASAQSLGLTGEETFDITGVTALNEGGIPETVKVKAGEVEFDAKVRIDTPGEADYYRNGGIMQYVLRSLIRK; this is translated from the coding sequence GTGTCGGCGAACAGCTTCGACGCCCGCAGCACCCTGCAGGTGGGCGACGAATCGTACGAGATCTTCAGGCTGGACAAGGTCGAGGGGTCGGCCCGGCTCCCTTACAGCCTGAAGGTGCTGCTGGAGAACCTGCTCCGCACCGAGGACGGCGCGAACATCACCGCCGACCACATCCGCGCGCTGGGCGGCTGGGACTCGCAGGCCCAGCCCAGCCAGGAGATCCAGTTCACGCCGGCCCGCGTGATCATGCAGGACTTCACGGGTGTGCCCTGCGTGGTCGACCTCGCCACCATGCGTGAGGCCGTCAAGGAGCTCGGCGGCGACCCGGCGAAGATCAACCCGCTCGCCCCGGCCGAGCTGGTCATCGACCACTCCGTGATCGCCGACAAGTTCGGCACCAACGACGCCTTCACCCAGAACGTGGAGCTGGAGTACGGGCGCAACAAGGAGCGCTACCAGTTCCTGCGCTGGGGCCAGACCGCGTTCGACGAGTTCAAGGTCGTACCGCCCGGCACCGGCATCGTCCACCAGGTCAACATCGAGCACCTGGCCCGCACCGTCATGGTCCGGAACGGCCAGGCGTACCCGGACACCCTGGTCGGCACCGACTCCCACACCACCATGGTCAACGGCCTCGGTGTGCTCGGCTGGGGCGTCGGCGGCATCGAGGCCGAGGCCGCGATGCTCGGCCAGCCGGTCTCGATGCTCATCCCGCGCGTCGTCGGCTTCAAGCTGACGGGTGAGCTGAAGCCCGGCACCACCGCCACCGACCTCGTGCTGACCATCACCGAGATGCTGCGCAAGCACGGTGTCGTCGGCAAGTTCGTCGAGTTCTACGGCGAGGGTGTGGCGGCCACGAGCCTCGCCAACCGCGCCACCATCGGCAACATGTCGCCGGAGTTCGGCTCCACCGCCGCGATCTTCCCGATCGACGACGAGACGATCAAGTACCTGAAGCTCACCGGCCGCAGCGAGCAGCAGCTCGCGCTCGTCGAGGCGTACGCCAAGGAGCAGGGCCTCTGGCTGGACCCGGCCGCCGAGCCCGACTTCTCCGAGAAGCTGGAGCTCGACCTCTCCACGGTCGTCCCGTCGATCGCGGGCCCCAAGCGCCCCCAGGACCGCATCGTGCTCGCCGAGGCGGCGCAGCAGTTCGCCCAGGACGTCCGTAACTACGTCGCCGAGGCGGAGGAGGACGAGGCGGGCAAGGAGTCCTTCCCGGCCTCCGACGCCCCGGCCGTCTCCAACGGCGTGCCGAGCAAGCCGACTCAGGTCACCGCCCCCGACGGTTCGACGTACGAGATCGACCACGGCGCCGTCACCGTCGCCGCGATCACCTCCTGCACCAACACCTCGAACCCGTACGTCATGGTCGCCGCCGCGCTGGTGGCCAAGAAGGCGGTCGAGAAGGGCCTGACCCGCAAGCCGTGGGTCAAGACCACCCTGGCCCCGGGCTCGAAGGTTGTCACCGACTACTTCGACAAGGCGGGCCTGACCCCCTACCTCGACAAGGTCGGCTTCAACCTCGTCGGCTACGGCTGCACCACCTGCATCGGCAACTCCGGCCCGCTGCCGGACGAGGTCTCCAAGGCCGTCAACGAGGCCGACCTCGCCGTCACCTCGGTGCTCTCCGGCAACCGGAACTTCGAGGGCCGGATCAACCCCGACGTCAAGATGAACTACCTGGCATCCCCGCCGCTGGTCGTCGCGTACGCCATCGCCGGTTCGATGAAGGTGAACATCACCACGGACGCGCTGGGCACCGACCAGGAGGGCAAGCCGGTCTACCTCGCGGACATCTGGCCGACCGAGGCCGAGGTCAACGACGTCGTGGCCAACGCCATCGGCGAGGACATGTTCAACAAGTCCTACCAGGACGTCTTCGCCGGTGACGCCCAGTGGCAGGCGCTGCCGATCCCGACCGGCAACACCTTCGAGTGGGACGCCGAGTCCACCTACGTCCGCAAGCCCCCGTACTTCGAGGGCATGACCATGGAGACGAGCCCGGTCGAGGACGTCACCGGCGCCCGCGTCCTGGCCAAGCTGGGCGACTCGGTCACCACCGACCACATCTCCCCGGCCGGTGCGATCAAGGCCGACACCCCGGCCGGCAAGTACCTCACCGAGCACGGTGTCGAGCGGCGTGACTTCAACTCCTACGGCTCCCGCCGGGGCAACCACGAGGTCATGATCCGCGGCACCTTCGCCAACATCCGGCTGCGCAACCAGATCGCGCCTGGCACCGAGGGCGGCTTCACCCGCGACTTCACCCAGGACGGCGGGCCGGTCTCCTTCATCTACGACGCCTCGCAGAACTACCAGGCGGCCGGCACCCCGCTGGTCATCCTGGCGGGCAAGGAGTACGGCTCCGGCTCGTCCCGCGACTGGGCCGCGAAGGGCACCGCGCTGCTCGGCGTCAAGGCCGTCATCGCCGAGTCGTACGAGCGCATCCACCGCTCGAACCTCATCGGCATGGGCGTCCTGCCGCTCCAGTTCCCCGAGGGCGCCTCGGCGCAGTCGCTGGGCCTGACCGGCGAGGAGACCTTCGACATCACCGGCGTCACCGCGCTCAACGAGGGCGGCATCCCGGAGACGGTGAAGGTCAAGGCGGGCGAGGTGGAGTTCGACGCCAAGGTGCGCATCGACACCCCCGGCGAGGCGGACTACTACCGCAACGGCGGCATCATGCAGTACGTGCTGCGCTCGCTGATCCGCAAGTAA
- a CDS encoding GNAT family N-acetyltransferase, whose product MILRQLRDTDEDAEAAWEVVAAAFGDSAALRDSAALAGEDGWPPGYVAEVHERHRHLARTDPGGCWLALDEGGMPLGVALSARREGTWGLSMFAVLPRAQRQGVGRELLAAALLYGRGCLRGIICGSEDARAASTYRRAGFALHPAMRLRGTVGPETKERLSPPDGAVHEGVARHRDLLDSVDRRTRGGAHGVDHELLLTQRRLLVVDDLAGSGYCYVGEDGKVEMLAATSRRLAKRLLTAALLCLPEGADARVPGLTAEQQWAVDVGIEAGLELSTSGYVCLRGMPPPMPYIPSGTFL is encoded by the coding sequence ATGATCCTCCGCCAGCTACGTGACACCGACGAGGACGCCGAGGCGGCATGGGAGGTGGTGGCCGCCGCCTTCGGGGACTCGGCCGCCCTCCGGGACTCGGCCGCCCTCGCGGGCGAGGACGGATGGCCGCCGGGGTACGTGGCCGAGGTCCATGAGCGGCACCGCCATCTCGCCCGCACCGACCCGGGCGGCTGCTGGCTCGCCCTGGACGAGGGCGGGATGCCGCTCGGCGTGGCGCTGTCGGCCCGGCGCGAGGGCACCTGGGGGCTGTCGATGTTCGCGGTGCTGCCACGGGCCCAGCGGCAGGGCGTCGGCCGGGAGTTGCTGGCCGCGGCGCTGCTGTACGGACGGGGATGTCTGCGCGGCATCATCTGCGGATCGGAGGACGCGCGCGCGGCGAGCACCTACCGGCGCGCGGGGTTCGCGCTGCATCCGGCGATGCGGCTGCGCGGCACGGTCGGGCCGGAGACCAAGGAGCGGCTGTCCCCGCCGGACGGCGCGGTGCACGAGGGCGTGGCCCGCCACCGGGACCTGCTGGACTCGGTGGACCGCCGCACCCGGGGCGGCGCGCACGGCGTCGACCACGAACTGCTGCTCACCCAGCGGCGGTTGCTGGTGGTGGACGACCTCGCGGGCAGCGGCTACTGCTACGTCGGCGAGGACGGCAAGGTCGAAATGCTGGCCGCGACCTCGCGGCGGCTGGCCAAACGGCTGCTGACGGCGGCCCTGTTGTGCCTTCCGGAGGGCGCCGACGCCCGGGTGCCGGGGCTGACGGCCGAGCAGCAGTGGGCGGTGGACGTGGGGATCGAGGCCGGGCTCGAGCTGTCCACGAGCGGCTATGTGTGTCTGCGGGGCATGCCGCCGCCGATGCCGTACATCCCTTCGGGGACATTTCTCTGA